CATATGCTTTTCATCTTAGAGGGCTTATGAAGGGACTGATATCTGGCAAAAGCACCAACATTCTGAGATGGCAGCTATATTAAATCACCTAAGAATTTATCTTAAAAGAATAGAAACCAAACACTGTTTAATCGTGGTGTGTAATTAGCTGGTTTTAGTCATTTTGAAGCCTTATTTATAACACTACCTATATGTCTCACTACAGACATTGTACTACTATAGCCTACATAACCACCACCATCCACAGCAGAAGTTTAATACAGTAACTATTAAACTGTGTATTCACGTATGGTTTATAATTGATGTTAAATGATGGTTGTTAAATGTAACACAGTATCATCATCCACAAAAGCTTCTCACGTACACATTTGAATGACACAAATATGGCACGAAGAACGCATAACATGAGGCAATGTATAACAGACTATTGTGAGAAAGactaacacacaaacacacagtaaataaataaatcgttGTTTGCTTACCGTGTTCGCCAAAAAGCCATAACAGAAAGGTAGATTAGAAATCCATGATGGTTCATTGTTGAGCTAATCCTGACAAAGAAGTCACTCTGAGAATTATACATGGATAAAGTAAGACAAAAACGAATTTAATTTTGATAGCAAGCGTTTTGCGTTTGAAAGCGCGCAAAAGCATCTCCAAAACGCGCAAGAGAGCCAAAAGCGATGGAGCCACAGACACTCCGAGTCTGTTTAAAAAGTTTCAAAATATGGAAATGTTTCACACATTGCAACCATACTTCGaaatgtaacttaaaaaaattaagtctgtccaaacataacaaaaataatGTACAACTACACAAACTTCTTGAGTAACAGTTAGGCTGGTCTGGTTGGCATATTTTACTTacgcatgatttttttttaactaaaaaaagaaaaaaaagaataaattaaTATTACCTCTGTTAAAGTTAAGCTTCTTTGAGATAAAGTAGCCTAATAAAGTTCCCGCCCTTCCAGCGTTGTCTCATGCGTGATGTTCCCGCAAGCGGTGCGCAAACACATGGATGAGCACGTTCGCAGTATAGATACTTGTGATATGTTTTCCTTTGTGATTATTTATTTGGACACGATCCGGCGTATCTAGAGACACCACCTGTATACTGTGCTGGTCATCTGTGGGCTTGTATGAAGTCCACACAGACGAGAGCATCAAGTAGCCAAAAGACGTAAGAAGAGTCACCGGGTCCTAGAGCGAGCATAGCTTTACTTGACATGACGTGTTCTGTCTGCTGTGTGTTCAATGAAATCTCAGTCATGTGTGGATCCATTTCGTAATAAAAATGGAAACTCTTCTCCACAAAAAGTTATAAAACAAGGATACATTTGGTGATTATAACAATGTCTTctccatttgtttatttttagtattttcCTTGAGAATTTATATTGAATTTCACAAATCTCTTTGCTCCAGAAGTGCATGCACCACCTGGTGCATTTGTCCTCTTGTTCTTTCAAATAATCTTGACATCCACCAATCAGAATCAAATTAATGAGACTCATTAACCCAACTTTTacgtaaaaaatatataaaatatttataatataactaTATATCATGAAAAACTGATTATGGACAGtcattcaaatatttatttacacgTGAACATCTTTCTATATCCAAACTTCAAGAATAAACTCTTTTTAGCCTATTTTTGCTGACATGAAACATTTATGACTAGAAATCCAAAGAAGCAGTTCAGGCAGAATGTAAAAAGCTAAAGCACTGACAGGGAACAGATGCAGTCAGGATTCGTATAAAATAAAGGTTCGCACAATGCCATTGAAGAACCATTTATGGctaaatggttccataaagaacctttaacttttttgttcaataaaatgttgttttttataaaaaggtaagaaagaaatggttctatAAAAACCCTGTGACTGaaaggttctttgaggaaccaaaaatggttctttgatgacatcacagtgaagaaccttttaagtgCCCTTTTACTTTTAAGAGTGTACAGATAAATGTATCACACTGAATCACATAAATAATCTCTATTAATAGTAAAtagtaaaatgcattttttaaccAAACCAAAAGAAATCAATCGTATGACAATAGCTTCAAAAGTATTtctgaatgtattttattttaatatccatAACATGAAATTGTATTTTTCTGAAGGGACGTATTGCAAACACCCAAAGGCATATACAAattctaaaaaaacaaaaacctaaGATATAAATTCATTTTCACCTCTTTTGATGTTTCAGATACATAACCACTTTAGAATATTTTTTCATTCACACTACAGGTACAACATGATTACTTTCATTAGCATAAAATTAATAATGACCTGCGTTGAATAAATCAAATAGACTATATGTGATACTATTCTGCCACCTGCTGTCCAAAAGAGAAAGTTCTACGTCATAGATAAAAATCAAACCCAGAACGAATTAATGTTAGTTGATCAAATAAAGGAGGAACTTCATTTAGATTTTACACAGAGCACAACATAGGTGACATAAGTAAGTAAATAAGGACAGAAAAATATACAAAGGCAAGCTTAAAACCCTTAACCCCCCTTAAGGGGCAAAACCTCTATGTAGGTGTaaatatttttgtcattttggaAAAGCATTAAGGACATTTGATCCTGTTTATGTAGAATGGATGTGATAAGGTATCACGGTCCTTCTTCTGTTACAATGATTCACACATTACCAGATTGTCATAAGTCCAGTCTCCATGGCAATACATCACACAGATGCATTTGTGAAAAGCTGACGTGTGATGAGTCTGCCATTTCCTAGAATGAGACATATGTTGGTGTcattgtgcatgtgtttgtgtctggGTCAGAGTCTGAGTCATCATGTCACTAATTGAATAGCTGACCATATGTAAGGTAATAAACAAGCAATATCTGAGTGATGTTGTGTGGAGAGAAGTAATAAAGCACGtttaaaaactgaaatgttCTTGCTTTTGTTAACTTGTTCTAATATGTCACATTGAAAATGAATTTTTattgatttactgttttctacataaaatcaaaataaagaaaattctgcaaaaccttgatatctttaatatttactgagtaagatcatgtcaaagatttaaatcaatgtaaaatctgtgatttaaaaaaaataatcctggatttcacagaaagGGTCAGACATTAGagacattaatgtttatgtttatttactCTAGTGTATtgttttaagttaaataattatggggcggtttcccggacagtcTAAagtctagtccaagactaaaatctTTGTTTGAGCTGTCCTAGCTGAAAAcggcttgcactgacatatcttaaaatgtaaCCATTGTCTCATTTTTGTCTCAAgggcacaccagtaatgttttttataaggtttgtttgtaaaaactacttatatgttaaaataaaactaatGCCTAATCCTAATTTATTCTAAAACCGGTCCAAGAAATGCCCATATGTGCAAGAAATTAGACTATGCTGCATAGATTGTgtaccttcactgtaaaatttggttgtttcaatttaaaaaagtaaatgttggTACTGCGTTATGTTACggacacaccaaacgcggggcatcgcgtcaTGTTGCGTTCACACCCGCCGTGGTAGAGgggtcaagcgcgagtgattccaatgttaagtcaatgtgaagacgcgttgatacgcgtctggaggtctcgccaTGCGAATAGTGCACGTAAGACGCAATTCCGGCTCATTCGcacgtctagtttgcgcgaattgAGTGTTAAGCCGCGGGAAATGCGGGAGTTAAAAATTTTGAACtttagtgacatgattacaggaagtgtacacgtagtgacatgattacaggaagtgagtggagtggcagaagcccctcccatgatgcaaatttccgtgtgaatgtctcgatgactagaattcctacttattgtccctttaaatattgCGTCTACTCTACCTACGCCTGTAGGTGTCAGTGTATGTCCAATACAACGCTCCTATTGGATAACATAACGTAAAACATTACTAACTGAACCATatagggcggtttcccggacagggcttatcctattccagactaaaatgcatgtttaaactgccttcatttaaaaacatcttgccctgacatatattaacatatatcagcgacattgttttgtctcaagatgaacaccagtattgttttttgtaagctAGTTCTGGATTAATCAAAAACCTGTCTGGGAAATTGCCCTACATTACCTTGTCAGTTTGAAAGAAAAAGACACACATTGTCAGGCTTCATGCAGTTATTATTGTTATCACCACAAATATTAGAAGCATATAGCACAACACGGTTAAACTAGCTAACATTTTTTGTACAAAGAGTATAAATTgaattatgcttttaaaaacaaaagaaaacaataagCTGCACAATCAGAATTTAGTATTTCTTTGAAGAATATTTGTCTAAGCttcatttattataaaagttcacTAAACTatcattctttaaataaaaaaaaggttttcCTGTACCCACAATTGGCTACAGACGGCTACCTAAATTGTAATCTTAAAGCAATTGTATCTGAAAAAgaaattgttaaaaataaaataaagaaataacacAATCACTTTAATTATCAACGTGTTTTTAAGATGGGTGATCAGATTATCGATCACACCCCATTAAAATTCAATAAAGCAAATTATTCGAATATCTTATCAGAACCACAGAAACCTTTGAATACTTTAATAATTTCACAACACATCCTGGCTGATCTGCTACAATGACAGTCACTTCTTTGCTGCTCTCCCTCCTCAATTTCAACAGATTCTTGTGACCATGTTGAACTTTGAAACTCAATGCCACACGGTGGAGCCAGTGGCACAATCAGGGCTCATAGAGAACCGGGAGAATTTAAAGGTTCTCCTCTGCACTTCTTCAGCCCTTGTAAAAGATCAACATGTTTTTTGTCCACGAGTTTATCCCAGAGGGAGCAGGTGAGTCCATGGCTGGGCAGCACCGGTTACAGGATGGCACAGAAGAACTTTTTCTCCCTGAATGGATTCTCAGATGCAGGCACAGGAGACAGCAGTGGATCTTCTTTAGCGTGGGCTTCACAATATGATGTCAGATCTGCTGCTGCTTTTGAGACCTGATGTGGAAGCGTACAAACACATATAGTCACATACATAGtcataaaacaacaacatacaaaaaaaatatgcattttatgttaccttaacttaaaaaattaggttaaacaattataaaacttgattttataagttatgtcaacttcaCAAGCCAAAACCTAAAGTAGTAGGTtgaattaaaggcggggtgcacgagtCGGGCCGAGCACCAAAACACAcctgtagccaatcagcattaaagggcgtgtctacATCGTTGCCtgagttgcgtatgtgtggggcgggtcaatcaaaagaaggtccagattctattggggtaggggcgtgtttgtttaagtgattttaaatgtcaaaattggctttcagagatcatgcaccccgcttTTAACTTAAATGAACAGTGTCATGTATTTGCAATGGAGTATTTAGTTATTAGTTATGTTTATTCCTCTCACCTTTATTCTGTCTATATTGGCCTCCATCTTGAGCTGCTCCACCAGTTTGCGAGCCTGGGCAATGCTAGCGGTGTTGTTGGTGGCCATGAGGCTGTAGATTTAGACTTTATTTGCTCTGAAACACAAAGGTAAATAGCAATTCCAGCGTTATGGATGTGATATTTGCAGGCAAAACTTGAAATATACATTTACAGAGCATTTATTACCAACCATCTGTGTATATTtttctaaattatatatttcccagacatcagaaaaaaatctgGATATTTATGAGTTTTCTCATTTATATGAGGAATAATAGATGTGACAAAAAAGGACCCATTTTTTTGGGAGACATTTGTTGGAATTCTGTGAATTACactgcaaaatatttttgtccagttttcagtaaaaatatctaaaaatgttttttctttactgaaaaaaaaaggattttttcattcaatttaattttaaggtaagtggttgcaatcaatatatttaagctacatttaaaaaaaccttttgtttaaatgtagcttaattaaattgattgcaaccacttaccttaaaaaattgagtaaattgaatgaatattttttttcagtgttgatgagcaaaataaaaataagtctagtttttagaccaaaaattaaactttaaggggtggtttcctggacagggattatcttaagccagtGGTAGGatataaaatataactagttttaacaaacatgccttactaaaaacatcactttgacttgtgtgcattttgaggcaaaacaaagggcaatg
This Misgurnus anguillicaudatus chromosome 11, ASM2758022v2, whole genome shotgun sequence DNA region includes the following protein-coding sequences:
- the gng2 gene encoding guanine nucleotide-binding protein G(I)/G(S)/G(O) subunit gamma-2 — protein: MATNNTASIAQARKLVEQLKMEANIDRIKVSKAAADLTSYCEAHAKEDPLLSPVPASENPFREKKFFCAIL